One part of the Vibrio palustris genome encodes these proteins:
- the araA gene encoding L-arabinose isomerase — protein sequence MKVFNEKQIWFVTGSQHLYGPQVLQQVAQDSAAIVAGLNKSDTISVPMVEKGIVKTSDEIQGVCRAANNDPNCVGLVLWMHTFSPAKMWIAGLSQLNKPFLHLHTQFNAQLPWDSIDMDFMNLHQSAHGDREFGFIGTRLGIDRKVVVGHWESPQVHSEIDSWCRAAIGTQAGHDLKVARFGDNMRNVAVTEGNKVSAQIQFGYEVNAYGLGELTEAVNAVSAGEVSSLLDEYASAYQMDQKLLQDPELLKIMQREARLEAGMESFLKSVGASAFTNTFENLTGIDTLPGLATQRLMAKGYGYGGEGDWKTSAMTHIMKMMAKGLPGGTSFMEDYTYNFGGPRDQVLGAHMLEVCPSIAAEKPRLEIHTHTIGIRSEVPRLLFSGQQGEALAVSVIDLGNRFRMLVNKVDAVTPPADLPKLPVAHALWEPRPNLQTAAASWIHAGGAHHTVYTQALSLDSLGDYADMLGIEMSVIDESTNVRSFKNELKSNSVYYRMNSGI from the coding sequence ATGAAAGTATTTAACGAAAAACAAATTTGGTTTGTAACAGGCTCTCAACACCTTTACGGACCTCAGGTACTGCAGCAAGTGGCGCAAGATAGCGCAGCGATTGTTGCTGGTCTTAATAAATCTGACACTATCTCAGTACCTATGGTTGAGAAAGGCATTGTTAAAACCTCGGACGAAATCCAAGGTGTTTGCCGTGCAGCAAACAACGATCCAAACTGTGTTGGCTTAGTGCTTTGGATGCACACCTTCTCGCCAGCGAAAATGTGGATTGCTGGCCTGTCACAGTTGAATAAGCCTTTCCTACACCTACATACGCAATTCAATGCGCAATTGCCGTGGGATTCTATTGACATGGACTTCATGAACCTGCACCAAAGTGCACACGGTGACCGTGAGTTCGGTTTCATTGGTACACGTTTAGGTATAGATCGTAAAGTTGTGGTAGGTCATTGGGAGAGCCCTCAGGTCCATTCTGAAATTGATAGCTGGTGCCGTGCTGCTATTGGTACACAAGCAGGTCACGATCTGAAAGTGGCACGTTTTGGCGACAACATGCGTAATGTAGCGGTGACTGAAGGTAATAAAGTTTCTGCGCAAATTCAGTTCGGTTACGAAGTGAATGCCTACGGTCTTGGTGAATTAACCGAAGCGGTTAATGCAGTTTCTGCTGGTGAAGTTTCTAGCTTGCTCGATGAATATGCATCGGCTTACCAAATGGATCAAAAGCTGTTACAAGACCCAGAACTGCTGAAAATCATGCAGCGTGAAGCGCGTTTAGAAGCAGGGATGGAAAGCTTTTTGAAATCCGTTGGTGCGAGCGCATTTACAAATACGTTCGAGAACTTAACGGGTATTGATACTCTGCCAGGTCTTGCGACACAGCGTCTAATGGCGAAAGGCTATGGCTATGGCGGTGAGGGTGACTGGAAAACATCCGCAATGACACACATCATGAAAATGATGGCGAAAGGTCTTCCTGGCGGTACCTCATTTATGGAAGATTACACTTACAACTTTGGTGGCCCACGCGATCAGGTGCTTGGTGCCCATATGTTGGAAGTATGTCCATCGATCGCTGCAGAGAAACCACGTTTAGAAATTCATACACATACCATCGGTATTCGTAGTGAAGTGCCGCGTTTGTTATTCTCGGGCCAACAAGGTGAAGCATTAGCTGTTTCCGTGATTGATTTGGGTAACCGTTTCCGTATGCTGGTCAACAAAGTTGATGCGGTGACTCCACCTGCCGATTTACCAAAACTGCCTGTTGCTCACGCATTGTGGGAGCCACGTCCTAACCTACAAACGGCAGCGGCTTCTTGGATTCACGCTGGTGGTGCGCACCATACGGTATATACGCAAGCTCTGTCTCTTGACTCATTGGGTGACTATGCTGATATGCTTGGTATTGAAATGTCGGTTATCGATGAAAGTACCAATGTACGTTCATTTAAAAATGAACTGAAATCAAACAGTGTTTATTATCGCATGAACTCTGGCATCTAA
- a CDS encoding L-ribulose-5-phosphate 4-epimerase → MTESATLNRTSQEQSERLRALRHQVWQANMDLQRHNLVTFTWGNVSGIDRESGLVVIKPSGVDYSDLSADNMVVLDLEGNVVEGEMNPSSDTPTHLELYRVYPEIGGVVHTHSKHATSWAQAGKPIPALGTTHADYFYGDIPCTRALSDDEIKNDYELNTGVVIAETIGDNDPLAIPGIIVKEHGPFSWGKNADKAVYNAVVMEVVADMALQTLQINPQIDHLNPALLDKHYLRKHGANAYYGQSSSNNE, encoded by the coding sequence ATGACTGAATCAGCGACCCTTAATCGTACATCTCAAGAACAAAGTGAGCGTCTTCGCGCGCTACGTCATCAAGTATGGCAAGCGAATATGGATCTGCAGCGTCATAACCTAGTGACGTTTACTTGGGGTAACGTCTCGGGCATTGATCGTGAATCAGGTCTAGTCGTTATTAAACCAAGTGGTGTCGATTACAGCGATTTGTCGGCCGACAATATGGTAGTACTTGATTTGGAAGGCAATGTTGTAGAAGGGGAAATGAATCCTTCTTCAGATACGCCAACTCACTTAGAACTGTACCGTGTTTACCCAGAGATTGGTGGTGTGGTGCATACCCACTCAAAGCATGCCACTTCTTGGGCTCAAGCAGGTAAACCGATTCCTGCATTAGGCACGACACACGCTGATTACTTCTATGGAGATATTCCGTGTACACGTGCGTTGTCTGATGACGAAATTAAAAACGATTACGAGCTCAATACCGGTGTGGTGATTGCAGAAACGATTGGTGATAACGATCCTCTGGCTATCCCAGGCATCATCGTCAAAGAGCACGGCCCATTCAGTTGGGGAAAAAATGCGGATAAAGCGGTCTATAACGCTGTCGTCATGGAAGTGGTGGCAGATATGGCATTGCAAACTCTACAAATTAATCCGCAGATTGACCATTTAAATCCGGCGCTACTGGATAAGCATTACCTACGTAAGCATGGCGCCAATGCCTATTACGGTCAGTCCTCTTCTAATAACGAATAA
- a CDS encoding ribulokinase, with product MENISADQAHVIGLDFGSDSVRALLVNASNGEEISSGVTYYPRWMEGKYNNPEHSQFRHHPKDYIEAMTSAVQEALSQVSDAIAQSVVGIGVDTTGSTPAPIDKDGNVLALRPEFAENPNAMFVLWKDHTAVEKADLINELAHGSDFPDYTRYIGGIYSSEWFWAKAAFVSEQDAAVAEQAYSWVELCDWIPALIAGNQHPDKFRRGICAAGHKAMWHESWGGLPDEQFLTAISPTLAGLRDRMFDEVFTADQEAGRLSAEWASNFGLPEGIAIAIGEFDCHTGAVGAGAGAHDLVKVIGTSTCDILMVDHEQVGDRTIHGICGQVKGSALPNLTALEAGQSAFGDIYAWFKNLLAWPLRQLAEKDPSQADALQAFEDKLIPLLTEAAEQYQMHNHSPLAMDWHNGRRTPYANQRLKGVLAELNLGSEAPAIFASLVESTAHGAKAIVDCFVDQGVDVNRVLAIGGISQKSPYVMQMCADVIGRDIAVVRSEQCCALGAAIFGAVTAGIYADTDAAQKAMASPIYKVFQPNQAVQAQRAQRYGTYKALGQHIEQIEEYHQSQERNDD from the coding sequence ATGGAAAATATCTCTGCAGATCAGGCACACGTCATTGGTCTAGATTTTGGCTCAGACTCAGTACGAGCCCTTTTAGTTAACGCATCAAACGGTGAAGAAATTTCTTCAGGTGTGACTTATTATCCACGTTGGATGGAAGGGAAATACAATAATCCTGAACATTCACAATTTCGTCATCACCCAAAAGATTACATCGAAGCCATGACGTCGGCTGTGCAAGAAGCTTTATCTCAAGTCTCTGATGCTATTGCACAATCTGTTGTGGGTATCGGTGTTGATACCACAGGTTCTACGCCAGCTCCTATTGATAAAGACGGCAATGTTCTGGCATTGCGTCCTGAATTTGCTGAAAACCCAAACGCAATGTTCGTGTTATGGAAAGATCATACCGCGGTAGAAAAAGCGGATCTGATTAATGAACTCGCCCATGGCAGTGATTTTCCAGATTACACACGTTACATCGGTGGCATTTATTCTTCAGAGTGGTTTTGGGCAAAAGCAGCATTTGTCAGCGAACAAGATGCAGCAGTCGCAGAGCAAGCCTACAGCTGGGTTGAATTATGTGATTGGATTCCAGCACTAATTGCTGGTAATCAGCACCCTGATAAATTCCGTCGTGGTATCTGCGCGGCCGGACACAAAGCCATGTGGCATGAGAGCTGGGGCGGTTTACCTGACGAACAATTCTTGACGGCGATTTCTCCAACTCTGGCTGGTCTACGTGATCGCATGTTTGATGAAGTCTTTACCGCTGATCAAGAAGCGGGTCGTTTGTCTGCTGAGTGGGCAAGTAACTTTGGTCTACCTGAAGGCATTGCCATTGCTATTGGTGAGTTTGACTGTCATACCGGCGCCGTTGGTGCAGGGGCAGGAGCTCACGACTTAGTCAAAGTGATTGGTACGTCTACGTGTGACATTTTAATGGTGGACCATGAGCAAGTTGGTGACCGTACCATCCATGGTATCTGTGGTCAGGTGAAAGGCAGTGCCTTACCAAACCTTACCGCGCTTGAAGCCGGTCAGTCTGCGTTTGGTGATATCTATGCTTGGTTTAAAAATCTGTTGGCATGGCCACTTCGCCAATTAGCGGAAAAAGATCCCTCACAAGCTGATGCACTACAGGCATTTGAAGATAAGCTCATTCCGCTACTCACTGAAGCAGCCGAGCAGTATCAGATGCATAACCATTCCCCACTAGCAATGGATTGGCATAATGGCCGTCGTACCCCTTATGCCAACCAACGCCTCAAAGGTGTCCTTGCTGAGCTGAACTTAGGCAGTGAAGCCCCTGCAATTTTTGCGAGCTTGGTTGAGTCAACGGCACATGGTGCAAAAGCGATTGTTGATTGTTTTGTCGACCAGGGGGTTGATGTTAATCGCGTTTTGGCCATTGGTGGTATTTCTCAAAAATCCCCTTACGTGATGCAAATGTGTGCGGATGTGATTGGCCGCGATATTGCTGTGGTTCGTTCTGAACAATGTTGTGCGTTAGGTGCGGCTATTTTTGGCGCGGTTACCGCAGGTATTTACGCCGATACGGATGCGGCGCAAAAAGCGATGGCGAGCCCTATTTATAAAGTGTTCCAGCCTAACCAAGCAGTACAAGCGCAACGCGCTCAGCGTTACGGCACTTACAAAGCGCTTGGTCAGCATATCGAACAAATCGAAGAGTATCATCAATCTCAGGAGCGTAACGATGACTGA
- a CDS encoding arabinose ABC transporter substrate-binding protein codes for MKLKTLLATTALTGLTLLSASASAFSLFGSDDDDTLKLGYLVKQPEEPWFQTEWAFAEKASKDLDFKLIKMAVPDGEKTLNAIDTLAASGAKGFVICTPDPKLGPAIMAKAKSYGLKVVTVDDQFLNAKGKPMKQVPLVMMAASEIGQRQGNELVKEMKKRGWDQSNTAVMAITADELDTARRRVDGSIKAIKESGFPAENIHRVPTKTNDIPGALDAANSLLVQYPNVKQWLIVGMNDNTVLGGVRATEGQGFNAQNVIGIGINGVDAVNELAKSKPTGFYGSLLPSPDVHGYKSIESLYKWVKDGVEPKKFVEVTDVVLITRDNYKAELAKKGL; via the coding sequence ATGAAACTAAAAACTCTACTCGCGACGACCGCCCTCACGGGACTTACGTTACTCAGTGCTTCAGCTAGCGCCTTTTCTCTCTTCGGCTCCGACGATGATGACACTTTAAAGCTGGGCTACTTAGTTAAACAACCAGAGGAACCTTGGTTCCAAACAGAATGGGCTTTCGCCGAAAAAGCGAGCAAAGATCTCGATTTTAAATTGATCAAAATGGCCGTCCCTGATGGTGAAAAAACGTTAAACGCTATCGATACTCTTGCAGCGAGTGGTGCTAAAGGATTCGTTATCTGTACACCGGATCCAAAGTTAGGTCCTGCCATCATGGCGAAAGCAAAAAGTTATGGGTTAAAAGTTGTGACTGTGGATGACCAATTCTTGAATGCGAAAGGCAAACCAATGAAACAGGTGCCTTTAGTCATGATGGCAGCCAGCGAAATTGGTCAACGCCAAGGCAATGAACTCGTCAAAGAAATGAAAAAACGCGGCTGGGATCAGTCAAATACCGCGGTTATGGCAATCACAGCTGATGAGCTTGATACCGCTCGCCGCCGTGTTGATGGCTCAATTAAGGCAATCAAAGAATCAGGATTCCCTGCAGAGAATATCCACCGCGTTCCAACGAAAACTAATGATATCCCTGGCGCATTGGACGCAGCAAACTCCCTACTCGTGCAATACCCAAATGTTAAACAATGGCTGATTGTCGGAATGAACGATAACACCGTGCTTGGTGGCGTACGTGCAACTGAAGGCCAAGGATTCAATGCTCAGAACGTTATCGGTATTGGTATTAACGGTGTGGATGCGGTGAATGAACTGGCGAAGTCAAAACCAACAGGGTTCTACGGCTCGCTACTTCCTAGCCCAGATGTACATGGCTACAAAAGTATTGAATCACTCTACAAATGGGTGAAAGACGGGGTTGAACCGAAAAAATTCGTTGAGGTAACGGATGTCGTCCTTATCACTCGTGACAATTACAAAGCAGAACTGGCGAAAAAAGGCCTATAA
- the araG gene encoding L-arabinose ABC transporter ATP-binding protein AraG, with protein MDNAPSYLEFCNISKHFPGVKALTDISFRANSGSVHALMGENGAGKSTLLKTLSGLHQPTEGHFNIDGKDYTFTNANDALDQGIAIIYQELNLVPELSVAENIFLGQFPTHNGRVDFDTLNKKAREQLERLGEYFDPSYPLKDFSIGQWQMVEIAKALSRNAQIIAFDEPTSSLSQREIENLFKVIRELRDSGKIILYVSHRMEEIFHLCDALTIFKDGTHVETFHDLSKLTHDRLVELMVGREIDDIYNYRSRPLGESGLRLENIEGHGLTAPVSLDIKQGEILGLFGLVGAGRTELTRLIFGAEKYTNGTLYHHGVPLKVQSPEDAIRAGITLCPEDRKADGIVPILSVAENTNISARRWNLRFKSLIDFKWEGENAQKQRKSLNIKTSSLEQRIGDLSGGNQQKVILGRWLSTAMSVILLDEPTRGIDIGAKSEIYELIFKLAENGVTVLVVSSDLPEVLGISDRLLVMKEGAISGELQRDEFNEQTALRLAMIGKDQTAA; from the coding sequence ATGGATAACGCCCCTTCATACCTCGAATTTTGTAACATTTCTAAACACTTTCCAGGCGTAAAAGCGCTAACTGATATTAGTTTTAGAGCCAATAGCGGAAGCGTACATGCCCTTATGGGTGAAAATGGCGCAGGTAAATCAACTCTTTTAAAAACCTTAAGTGGCTTACACCAGCCGACTGAAGGACATTTCAATATTGATGGTAAAGACTATACATTTACCAATGCAAATGACGCCTTAGACCAAGGCATTGCAATCATTTATCAAGAGCTCAATCTCGTTCCTGAGCTCAGTGTGGCGGAAAATATCTTCCTAGGACAATTCCCGACTCATAATGGTCGTGTCGATTTTGACACACTCAATAAAAAAGCACGTGAACAACTAGAACGCTTAGGCGAATACTTTGATCCCTCCTACCCGCTTAAAGATTTTTCTATTGGGCAATGGCAGATGGTCGAAATTGCGAAAGCACTTAGCCGTAACGCACAAATTATTGCCTTCGACGAACCAACCAGTAGTTTGTCGCAACGTGAGATTGAAAACCTATTTAAAGTGATTCGCGAACTGCGTGATTCAGGAAAAATTATTCTTTATGTCTCGCACCGCATGGAAGAGATTTTCCACCTCTGTGATGCTTTAACTATTTTCAAAGATGGCACCCATGTAGAAACATTCCACGACCTTAGCAAACTGACCCATGACCGGTTAGTCGAGTTGATGGTTGGTCGAGAAATCGATGATATTTATAACTATCGCTCACGACCACTCGGTGAAAGTGGCTTACGTCTTGAAAACATAGAAGGTCATGGCCTTACTGCCCCAGTCTCTTTGGATATTAAACAAGGAGAGATTTTAGGATTATTTGGCTTGGTCGGTGCTGGGCGTACTGAATTGACACGTTTGATTTTCGGCGCTGAGAAATATACTAACGGCACACTCTATCACCATGGAGTACCACTCAAAGTACAAAGTCCGGAAGATGCGATTCGTGCCGGTATTACGTTATGCCCAGAAGATCGTAAGGCTGACGGGATCGTGCCTATTTTATCCGTTGCCGAAAATACGAATATTAGCGCCCGCCGCTGGAATTTACGCTTCAAAAGCCTGATTGATTTTAAGTGGGAAGGCGAAAATGCTCAAAAACAACGTAAGTCGCTCAATATTAAAACATCGTCATTAGAACAACGTATCGGTGATCTTTCCGGGGGAAACCAACAAAAAGTGATTTTAGGTCGCTGGCTATCTACTGCCATGAGCGTGATCTTACTCGATGAGCCCACTCGTGGTATCGACATCGGAGCCAAATCTGAAATTTACGAGTTAATTTTTAAGTTAGCGGAAAATGGCGTCACCGTTTTGGTGGTGTCGAGTGATTTACCTGAAGTGCTAGGCATTTCAGATCGCCTACTTGTGATGAAAGAAGGCGCGATTTCTGGTGAATTACAACGCGATGAATTTAACGAACAAACCGCACTGCGCCTTGCCATGATAGGCAAGGATCAGACCGCAGCTTAA
- the araH gene encoding L-arabinose ABC transporter permease AraH, protein MSVSTSHSQENANKKRSISLAGIWDTFGMLIVFAVLFLLCSLFIPYFATFINMKGLGLAISMSGMVACAMLFCLACGELDLSVASVIACSGVVTAVAINATSSVALGIGAGLLSGVAFGLLNGFIIAKLQINALITTLATMQIARGLGYIISDGKAVGITEESFFSLGNSSLFGIPTPVWLTIAAFIIFAFLLNRTVYGRNTLAIGGNEEAARLAGVSVVKTKMWIFVISGFISALAGVILAARMTSGQPMTSVGFELVVISACVLGGVSLKGGIGKVSYVIAGVLILGTVENAMNLLNMSPFAQYVVRGSILLAAVIFDRYKQKKR, encoded by the coding sequence ATGTCAGTATCAACTTCTCATTCACAAGAAAATGCTAACAAAAAACGTTCAATAAGTCTGGCGGGGATTTGGGACACGTTTGGTATGTTAATCGTGTTCGCCGTCTTATTCCTACTCTGTAGCTTATTTATTCCTTACTTTGCCACCTTTATTAATATGAAAGGCCTAGGGCTGGCTATTTCCATGAGTGGCATGGTCGCCTGTGCCATGTTGTTTTGCCTTGCTTGTGGCGAGTTAGACCTGTCGGTAGCATCCGTTATCGCCTGCTCCGGTGTCGTCACAGCAGTGGCCATTAATGCCACCAGCAGTGTCGCACTCGGTATCGGCGCAGGATTACTCTCAGGGGTCGCATTTGGTTTACTCAATGGGTTTATCATTGCTAAATTACAAATTAACGCACTAATTACCACGCTTGCTACCATGCAGATCGCCCGTGGTCTCGGCTATATTATTTCGGATGGGAAAGCGGTTGGTATTACTGAAGAGAGCTTCTTCTCTCTGGGTAACTCATCATTGTTCGGTATCCCTACTCCCGTATGGCTAACCATCGCCGCTTTCATCATTTTTGCCTTTCTACTTAACCGCACCGTTTATGGTAGAAACACCTTAGCGATTGGCGGCAATGAAGAAGCAGCACGTTTGGCTGGGGTAAGCGTTGTTAAAACGAAGATGTGGATTTTTGTTATCTCTGGTTTTATTTCCGCACTCGCTGGCGTCATTCTGGCTGCCCGTATGACCAGTGGACAACCCATGACGTCTGTTGGCTTTGAGCTCGTGGTGATTTCAGCATGTGTCTTGGGTGGTGTGTCACTGAAAGGCGGTATTGGTAAAGTCTCCTACGTCATTGCGGGTGTGCTTATTTTAGGTACTGTTGAAAACGCCATGAATCTACTTAATATGTCACCATTCGCACAATATGTTGTACGTGGTAGCATTTTACTAGCTGCGGTTATTTTTGACCGTTATAAACAGAAAAAACGTTAA
- the ytfQ gene encoding galactofuranose ABC transporter, galactofuranose-binding protein YtfQ — protein sequence MFKKLSTAVAISSLLMSGSLMAQSLTVGFSQIGSESGWRAAETSVAKTEAAKRDINLKISDAQQKQENQIKAVRSFIAQGVDAIFIAPVVQTGWGPVLEEAKDYDIPVFLLDRGISVKDKSLYMTAITADNVLEGKVAGDWLISKVKDRKNCDVVELQGTVGASVALDRKKGFHEAIENTKNIHIVRTQSGEFTRSKGKEVMESFIKAENDGKNICAVFSHNDDMAIGAIQAIKEAGLQPGKDILIVSIDAVPDIFKAMKKGESNATVELTPNMAGPAFDALVAYKEKGITPPKKIVTKSTLFLPKDADKELKLKENLGY from the coding sequence ATGTTTAAAAAACTTTCTACAGCTGTAGCAATCAGTTCATTATTGATGTCTGGTTCGCTTATGGCGCAATCCCTTACTGTAGGTTTTTCGCAAATAGGGTCTGAATCAGGTTGGAGAGCGGCAGAAACGTCTGTTGCCAAAACTGAAGCAGCCAAACGAGACATCAACTTAAAAATATCCGATGCTCAACAAAAACAAGAAAACCAAATCAAAGCAGTACGCTCATTTATTGCACAAGGCGTCGATGCGATTTTTATTGCGCCTGTGGTACAAACTGGTTGGGGCCCTGTCCTAGAAGAAGCCAAAGATTATGACATTCCCGTTTTTCTTCTTGACCGTGGCATCAGTGTCAAAGATAAGTCTCTTTATATGACGGCGATTACCGCTGACAACGTCTTGGAAGGCAAAGTGGCTGGAGACTGGCTAATCAGTAAAGTGAAAGATCGTAAAAACTGTGACGTCGTCGAGCTGCAAGGGACGGTTGGCGCAAGCGTCGCTCTCGATCGTAAAAAAGGTTTCCACGAAGCGATAGAAAATACGAAAAACATCCACATTGTTCGAACTCAATCTGGCGAATTTACTCGTAGTAAAGGTAAAGAAGTCATGGAGAGTTTTATTAAAGCCGAAAATGATGGAAAGAATATTTGTGCCGTTTTTTCACATAACGACGATATGGCAATTGGTGCCATTCAAGCAATAAAAGAAGCAGGTTTACAACCTGGAAAAGATATTTTAATCGTCTCTATCGATGCGGTTCCTGATATTTTCAAAGCAATGAAAAAAGGTGAAAGTAACGCCACTGTTGAATTAACACCAAATATGGCAGGCCCTGCTTTTGATGCGCTGGTTGCTTATAAAGAAAAAGGCATTACTCCACCGAAAAAAATAGTGACAAAATCAACATTATTCTTGCCTAAAGATGCCGACAAAGAACTAAAACTCAAAGAAAACCTTGGTTATTAA
- the ytfR gene encoding galactofuranose ABC transporter, ATP-binding protein YtfR produces MMSTETSHTDLLLDAKRICKFFPGVKALENVDFSLRKGEIMALLGENGAGKSTLVKTLTGVYQKDSGDIRLEGQTVSPQSTADAQQLGIGTVYQEVNLLPNMSIMDNLFIGHEPKKFGFVDRKTMAIKAQEIVESYGLNIDVSLPLNQFSVAIQQVIAIARAISMSAKILILDEPTASLDGNEVKMLFDIMRDLKQQGVSLVFITHFLDQVYEVSDRITVLRNGQLVGTRETAELPQIELVQMMLGHELDGNAMQRAGKTKWQGNSVIKLSDFGKKGTIDPFDMEIHAGEIVGLAGLLGSGRTETAQVIFGIQPSDSGECQLHGKPVSIKSARQASHLGLGYCPEDRKTDGIIGAASVRENIILALQAQRGWFKPLSTKEQAEIAERFVKQLAIKTPNIEQPIEFLSGGNQQKVLLARWLLTKPKFLILDEPTRGIDVGAHAEIIRLIESLCADGLALLVISSELEELTGYADRVMVLKDRKQVAEISSEELSVPAIMQAIAN; encoded by the coding sequence ATGATGTCTACAGAAACGTCACACACTGATTTATTGCTCGATGCAAAACGCATTTGCAAATTTTTCCCCGGTGTAAAAGCCTTAGAAAATGTCGACTTTTCGCTACGTAAAGGCGAAATAATGGCACTTTTAGGTGAAAACGGTGCGGGTAAATCAACTTTAGTCAAAACACTGACTGGTGTTTATCAAAAGGACTCTGGTGACATTCGGTTGGAGGGGCAAACTGTCTCGCCACAAAGCACTGCCGATGCGCAACAACTGGGAATTGGTACCGTATATCAAGAGGTTAACCTTCTCCCCAATATGTCCATTATGGATAATTTATTCATTGGGCACGAGCCGAAAAAATTCGGCTTTGTCGATAGAAAAACGATGGCTATTAAAGCGCAAGAGATTGTGGAAAGCTATGGTTTGAACATTGATGTCAGCTTACCTCTCAATCAATTTTCCGTTGCAATACAGCAAGTCATCGCTATTGCGCGGGCGATTTCAATGTCTGCGAAGATTCTGATATTAGATGAGCCTACCGCCAGCTTAGATGGCAATGAAGTGAAAATGCTGTTTGATATCATGCGTGATCTTAAACAACAGGGTGTCAGCCTCGTGTTTATCACGCACTTTCTCGATCAAGTGTATGAAGTCAGCGACCGCATTACTGTATTACGTAACGGTCAATTGGTGGGAACTCGTGAAACAGCAGAGTTACCGCAAATTGAACTCGTGCAAATGATGCTCGGTCACGAACTTGACGGTAACGCTATGCAGCGTGCGGGCAAAACCAAATGGCAAGGTAACTCAGTTATTAAGCTATCAGACTTTGGCAAGAAAGGCACCATAGACCCCTTTGATATGGAAATTCATGCTGGGGAAATTGTCGGCTTAGCCGGACTACTCGGCTCAGGCCGAACAGAAACCGCACAAGTCATCTTTGGGATACAACCTAGTGACTCTGGCGAGTGTCAATTGCATGGCAAGCCTGTCTCTATAAAAAGTGCACGCCAAGCCTCACACCTCGGTCTTGGGTACTGTCCAGAAGATCGTAAAACTGATGGTATCATTGGCGCAGCTTCAGTCCGTGAAAACATCATATTAGCGCTACAGGCACAACGTGGTTGGTTCAAGCCTCTTTCAACCAAGGAGCAGGCAGAAATCGCGGAACGCTTTGTTAAACAGCTCGCGATTAAAACCCCCAATATCGAACAACCGATCGAATTCCTTTCAGGCGGTAACCAACAAAAAGTCTTACTTGCACGATGGCTACTGACCAAACCGAAATTCTTGATTCTCGATGAGCCTACCCGCGGTATTGATGTCGGGGCACACGCAGAAATCATTCGTTTAATAGAAAGTCTCTGTGCTGATGGCCTCGCGTTATTAGTCATTTCATCAGAGCTCGAAGAACTCACCGGGTATGCCGATCGAGTCATGGTATTAAAAGATCGCAAGCAAGTCGCTGAAATTTCTTCTGAAGAACTTTCTGTCCCAGCCATCATGCAAGCGATAGCAAATTAA